Below is a window of Shewanella khirikhana DNA.
ACACTTCCAGCGCTGCGGCTATGATGGCCGCGCTGCTGGGGCTTGAAGCCAAAGACTGCGTCGGCCGCGGTACCGGCGTGGATGCCGCCACCCTCAAGCGCAAGCAAATGCTGGTGGAGCAGGCGCTGCTGTTACATCTGGACACCTTAACCAGTCCGCAATCTGTGCTTGCCTGTGTCGGCGGCTTTGAAATTGTGGAGATGACCGGCGCGGTACTGGCGGCGGCAGAGCTTGGCGTCCCGGTGATTATCGATGGATTTATTGCCACGGCCGCGGCGCTGGCGGCGGTGAAGATGCACCCTGAGTGCCGCGATTATCTGATTTTTGCCCACCGCTCCGGCGAGCGTGCCCACGGGCTGATGCTTGAGCACCTCAAGGCCGAACCCTTGCTGGACTTGGGGCTCAGACTGGGCGAAGGCACTGGCGCGGCGCTGGCGCTGCCTTTGGTGCAGGCGGCGGCCAACTTCTACCGCGAAATGGCCAGTTTCGATGATGCAGGGATTGAGAAGGTATAAGACGTATGTCATTCAAGCGTGAACTCGAGCTGTTTTTGTTGGCGCTCACCTTTTTTACCCGTATCCCGGTGCCGGTACGGCTGGAATACAGCCTCGAAGGTCTTAGCCGCGCCAGCCGTTATTTCGGGCTGGTGGGCACCCTGGTTGGGCTGCTGTCGGCGCTGGTGTTTTATCTGGCGCAGTTGGCGTTCCCGCCCAGCGTGGCGGTGGTGCTGGCCATGGTGGCGTCGGTGCTCATCACAGGTGGGTTTCATGAAGATGGCCTTGCCGACACCGCCGACGGTTTTGGCGGTGCCTTTGAGCGTGAGCGCAAGCTGGACATCATGAAAGACAGTCGTCTTGGCAGTTATGGTGCTCTGGCGCTGATATTGGCGCTGCTGTTTAAGTTTCAGCTACTCAGTGAACTCGCGCTCTATTCAGCGTCCAGCGTGGTGGGCGCGCTGATTTTGGGCCATACCCTGAGCCGTGCTTTTGCCGCGAGTTTTATTTTCAGCCACACCTATGTGCGGGATGACGATGCCAGTAAATCCAAGCCGCTGGCGCAGTCAATGCACTGGGACGAGGTGCTGTTTTTGATGCTGAGCGCCGCCGTGGTGTGTCTGCTGCTGACCGGCATTGGTGCCACACTGGTGATTCTGGCGACCCTTTTTATCACCCGCAGCCTGCTTGGCCGCTGGCAGAAGCGTCATATCGGCGGCTACACAGGTGACACCCTGGGAGCCTGCCAGCAAATACTCGAACTGGCGTTGTATCTGGTGCTGCTGCTTCTTTGGAGCCAGTCGTGATCCATCTGTTGCTTGGCGGTGCCCGCAGCGGCAAGAGCCGTTTTGGCGAAAACTGTGTCCGCGAACTGGCGGATGAAGGCATTTATCTTGCCACTGCGCTTGCCGGTGATGGCGAGATGGCCGCACGCATCGAGCGCCATAAACTCGATAGGCTCGAGTCGGGCGTTAACTGGCAAGTAATTGAAGCGCCATTTGATTTAGCAAAGCGCCTCGATGAGCTGGCACGTAGCGAGAAACCGGTACTGGTGGATTGCCTGACGCTCTGGCTCACCCAGTGTCTTGTTTCGAACCCCAATGGTATTGCCGATGCCCGCGATACACTGCTGGCCACACTGGCAGGATTTCAGGGGCAGCTTATTCTTATCAGCAATGAGGTGGGCTCGGGCATAGTACCCCTTGGCGAGCTCAGCAGGCAGTTTGTGGACGAAGCGGGCAGGCTTAATCAGGCCATCGCCGCCCTCGCCGACAAGGTCACCCTGGTGGTGGCCGGATTGCCGCTAAGCCTCAAGGATGAAACGGTAACTATCAGGAAAGCAAAGAAGTTGCCCCAAATGGGAGGATAACCCATGGCATGCGCCACACTCATGATCCAGGGCACAGCCTCGGATGCCGGCAAGACCACCCTGGTGGCCGGTCTGTGCCGAATACTCGCCCGCGAGGGCATTAAGGTCGCACCCTTCAAGCCACAGAACATGGCGCTCAACAGTGCCGTCACCCAGGACGGCGGTGAGATTGGCCGCGCCCAGGCGCTGCAAGCTATCGCCTGTGGCCTTGAGCCACACACAGACTTCAATCCGATTCTGCTCAAACCCGCCTCCGACAGCCGCGCCCAGGTGATAGTCCAGGGCAAGGCCTTATCTCATCTGGAAGCCGCCGAGTTTTTTGGCCCGGCTGGCAAGGGTTATAAAGCCATGGCGATGGAGGCTGTGCTGGACTCCCATCAACGATTGTGCGGGCAATATGATTGCCTTTTGGTGGAAGGTGCCGGCAGTCCTGCCGAGATTAACCTGCGTGAAAACGATATCGCCAATATGGGCTTTGCCGAGGCGGTGGATTGCCCGGTGATCCTGGTGGCCGATATCGACAAAGGCGGGGTATTTGCTCAGCTGGTGGGCACGCTGGCGCTCTTGTCCGAGTCGGAGCGTGTGCGGGTTAAAGGCTTTGTCATCAACCGCTTTCGCGGTGATATCAGCCTGCTTCAATCCGGGCTCGACTGGCTTGAGGCCCATACCGGTAAGCCTGTGCTGGGTGTGGTGCCTTATCTGCATAATTTGCTGCTGGATGCCGAAGATGCGCTGGTGCCTTTTACGCCGGAGAAGCGCGAAGCCCAGCGCCTTAAAGTGCGGGTGCTGGTGTACCCAAGAACCAGTAATCACACCGACTTTGACCCGCTGCGGCTGCACCCCGGGGTGGATTTCGATTATCTGCAGATCCAGAGCGCCAGCCCGGATGCCTTGGCGGGTGCCGATCTGGTGATACTGCCCGGCAGCAAAAATGTGCGGGCGGATCTTGAATGCCTCAAGGCGCAGGGGTTCGATAAGGCGCTTAAAAAGCACTTAAGGTACGGCGGCAAACTGCTGGGCATTTGCGGTGGTTATCAGATGCTGGGGCTGGAAATCGATGACCCTCTGGGCGTAGAGGAGGCCCCCGGCAGCAGCGAGGGGCTGGAGTTTTTGCCGCTTATCACTGAGCTTAAGCCCGGCAAGGTGCTGGCCAATGTGACCGGTGAACTGACTCTGGGCGAGTGCCATGTGGCGCTGAAGGGTTATGAAATTCACTGCGGCCACACCAGTGTGCTCGGCAAGCTGACCCGGCCGCTGTTTTTGACCGATGACGCCGGTAACCCGGCCTCAGACAGGGGCCGCATCAGCGACGATGAGGCGGTGTTCGGTACTTACCTGCACGGTATTTTTGATACTCCCGAGGCGCTGAGTGCTGTGCTTGCCTGGGCGGGTTATCAGGGCGAAGAAGTAGCAGTATCTTTGGATGCGCACCGTGAGCAGCAGCTCAATCGCCTCGCCGATACCCTGGAGCAGCATCTGGATATGAACCGGCTTAAGGCCATCTTTTTATAATTATCAACGCGATAACCAGTTAGGAAACAGCATGACCGACAACAACGCCAAGGCCCGTGGAGATGAACGCCATAAGGCTCGCCAGCAGAAGGTGAAAGAGGCCGTGGACGCCAAGGTGGCCGCCGCCAACATAGAGAAAGGCGTGCTGATGGTGATTACCGGCAACGGCAAGGGCAAGACCACTGCCGGTTTCGGTACTGTTGCCCGCGCTGTTGGCCATGGCAAACAGGCGGCTGTGGTGCAATTTATCAAGGGCAACTGGGACTGCGGTGAGCGTAAGTTGCTCGAAGGCGCAGGTGTGCCTTTCGAAGTGATGGCCACCGGCTTTACCTGGGATACTCAAAACCGCGAAACCGATACCCAGGCGGCCGAAAAGGCCTGGGCCCAGGCCGAGATTTGGCTTAAAGACGAGCGCATCGACCTTATCCTGCTGGATGAGCTCACCTACATGCTCAGTTACCACTATCTGGATCTGGAGCGGGTGCTCAGTGCCCTTAAAAACCGCCCGCCAATGCAGCATGTGATAGTCACCGGTCGCAACTGCCACCGGCAGCTGCTGGAGCTTGCAGATACGGTGAGTGAGATTGAGTGTGTGAGGCATGCGTTTGAGGCAGGGATAAAAGCCCAGCCCGGCTTTGACTACTGATCCTGCAGCCTGCTCTCGCGGCTGACGTCATTGTCTTCGTCACTCTGTCCCATCACGTAGCGCTGCTACGCTCAGGGCCACATTGACTCGACGGCTTTGTCAGTCGGGAGATCAGCTTGCAGGATGTTTCACTTCCCATTGATGACGTTTATTTGTGCTGCCTACTCTCGCGGCTGACGTCATTGTCTTCGTCACTCTGTCCCATCACCCAGCGCTGCCACGCTCAGGTCTGTCGCCGCTCGGCGGCTTTGCCAAAAACACCAATCACTGTGCTGAATGTTACCCGCAGCTGGTGTATGAGACTGCTTTCTCTGCAAGATTTCACCCCATCACGTACTGAACGTACGCTCAGGGGCTGAAATCTTTTGACAGCTTTGCCACAGCCGCGATCACGTTCAAATCGGCTGCTTACTCTTGGTGCCGATGTTGCTGCGCTACCCCATCACGCGGTGTCCGCCGGGAAACAGAGTCTCCCGACGGGCAGCACAAAGGGCAGTTTGTGTATTGCTTTATTGAGAGCTTGGGTCAGAGTGCAGATTGCAGACTCGTCTCTATTGGGTCGGGGCTGCTGAGTCTGGCCTTATCAGCAAGAAAAGCGTGGAATCTCTGATCCAGGCGTTGCCAATTGTCAGCATTCATGGCTGCCTTTAAATACTCGGCCGGGTCCTGCCCCTGTGCCACGGCAAGGTAAAGGGATTTGAGGCCCGAAGTGCCCACCTCGGCCAGGATGAACTCCCTTATCCAGGCACTTTGTATATAGAAGTCTATTGCATTGTTGGTGGTCTTTTGCTGCTCAAACACCATGACCATGGGGCTGTTTTCGTCTTCCCTCTGCTGTTGCATGGCCAGTATTTGTTGCTGCATCTGCGCCATAACCGGATGGGGCATTGCCATAAACTTTTCCAGGGGGATGGGGCTGAATTCCTCTCGGAGGCGGCTGCCTTCGGGTTCACACATTACTGCCAAGGTTTCATCCAGCCAATCGGCAACCTCGGGATGACCATAAGCCAGACCTTTGGTGTCCCCCGTTGCCAACCCCGCCATAGCCCAACCATTTATAGCCATCACATGACAGGCTTCATGGCGGACTATCTGCGCTTGTCGGTCTGGCTTGATCGCCAGCATCTCCCCGGTGAGATGCAAAACCGAAGCTGTGCTTTCGGAGGTTTTTTTCAGGTTCAGCAGGGCTGCACTGTCTTTCACCAACACCACATCCAGCGGCGTTGGCTCCATAAGGTATTTGGCAAAGCTGGTTCTTGCTTGCTGCAAATCATGGCTCAGCTGCTCGCTGTCTCCGGTGCCATCGGTCCACAGATTGATGCCTTCTGAGGTGGATTGCTTTTGTAGTTCTGTGGCCAAAGCGTTAATCGGTAGGCTAGTGCTGGCTGCTGAGGCTATCAGCAGCATGGACAAGACGACTTTCATGAAGGTTCCTTTTCATTTGAATAAAGTTAAGGAAGGTGCGAGCAAGTCGTCGCACAGCTCTGGCTTTGATAGCAGCGACAGTTCAAGGCATTCAACTGAGGGCATGCCGGGGCCTGCTGAAGTTGAATAACGCCGAAATGGTGTTGCTATCAAAGCCCCGCAGGGCGTGGCTTAAAGCGGTATCTGCTACGTTACAGTTCTTGTGAAGGACTAGGGCCATTCGCTGCAAACTGTGCCTTGCATCTATCCACTTTGAGCACACGCAGAGCAAGCACGGGACTTATTCGCACCTTCCATAAATAAAGACAAACTCTATGCCAAAAAATATTTGCTAATAAAACAGTTGGTTATAGTTTTAGTGAGTCTGGTTTTTCCCGATTTGGGGAACAGGATATGACCATATGGGAAACCCGTTGGCTTAGGGTTGTGATTCTGGGCGCGGGGGAGGTGGGCGGCATTTCTGCCGACAAGTTTCGCCTTTGCCGGTTCGGGTCTGTACAATGACGCTGATTTTTCATTGCGTTGGGCCTTAAGGCCGCTATGGACAGTATCTATGCACGTACACATTCTCGGAATTTGCGGAACCTTTATGGGCGGCCTGGCGCTGCTGGCACGGGCCATGGGCCACAGGGTCACGGGTTCGGATGCCAACGTCTACCCGCCAATGAGCACCCAGCTTGAAGAGCAGGGCATTGATTTAATTCAGGGTTTTGACCCATCTCAGTTGGAACCTGCGCCGGACTTGGTGGTGATTGGCAACGCCATGAGCCGTGGTAACCCCTGTGTGGAAGCTGTGCTGGATAAGGGCCTTGCCTATACCTCAGGGCCACAGTTTCTGCGCGATCATATTCTGCCGGGCCGCTGGGTCCTGGCGGTATCCGGCACCCACGGCAAAACTTCTACCTCCAGCATGCTGGCCTGGATTCTGGAATCCTGTGGCTATGAGCCGGGCTTTTTGATTGGCGGCGTGCCGCAAAACTTTGGCGTGTCGGCACGCCTCGGTAACTCACCCTTCTTTGTGGTGGAGGCCGACGAGTACGACAGCGCCTTTTTCGATAAGCGCTCCAAGTTTGTCCACTATCAGCCGCGCACTCTGGTGATTAACAACCTCGAGTTTGACCACGCCGACATCTTCGACTCCTTGGCTGATATTCAGCGCCAGTTCAATCATGTCATTCGTACCGTACCGGGAAGTGGCAAGGTGATTTGGCCCAAAGACAGCAAGGCTGTGGCCGAGGTTATCGACAAGGGCCTGTGGAGCGAGCAGGAGACTTTCAGTCACAACGATGGTGCCGATTGGTCGGTGCGCCCCCTTGCGGCGGACGGCCACGAGTTTGAGGTGCTGTTCGGCGCTGAAGTGCAGGGCGTGCTGGACTGGCAGCTTATTGGTGCCCACAACATGGAAAACGCCGTTATGGCCATTGCGGCCGCGCGTCATGTCGGCGTGAAGCCTGCCGCTGCCATCGAGGCGCTCAGTGCATTTGCCCCTCCCAAGCGTCGTCTGGAGCTTCTGGGCGAAGTGGCCGGCGTGAGCCTGTATGACGATTTTGCCCATCATCCCACGGCCATTGAGACTACCCTGAAGGGCCTTAGAGCCAAGGTCGGCAATGCCCGTATTCTGGTGGTGCTGGAGCCTCGTTCCAACACCATGAAGCGCGGTGTGCACAAGGATACCCTGGCCCGTTCGATGACTCTGGCCGACAAGGCATTTTTGTATCAGGCCGACAATATCGACTGGGATATCCGTCAGGCTATGGATGCCGCGCCGCTGCCGGTGGATGTGGACTATGATATTGATACCCTGGTGGCCAAATTGGCCTCAGAGGTGCGTTCCGGCGATCATCTGGTGGTGATGAGTAACGGCGGCTTTGGCGGTATTCATGGCAAGCTGAAACAGGCTATCGCCGAGACGCTGGATAAGGTTTAAGAGGACGATTCATGAGTGCGCCGCTCACACCCAAGAAAAACAGCATCAGCCTGGCCTGGACCGGCGCCTCTGGTGCGCCCTATGGTTTGACGCTGCTCAAATGTCTGCTCGAGGCCGATTATCGGGTATTTCTGATGATCTCCAGCGCCGCCCGGGTGGTATTCGCCACCGAAGAAGGGCTGAAACTGTCGGCCGATGGCGCCAAGGCTGAGGCGCAGATCCGCAGCTTTATTGGCTCTGAGGCTGGTGAGCTGATTGTGCTTGGCAAGGATGAGTGGTTCTCGCCGCCAGCTTCTGGCTCGGCCGCGCCCAAACAGATGGTGATTTGCCCCTGCTCCACCGGCACACTGGCCGCAGTGGCTACCGGCATGAGCAATAATCTGCTGGAAAGGGCCGCCGATGTGGTGCTCAAGGAGCGCGGCAAGTTGCTGCTGGTGCCGAGGGAAACCCCCTTTAATGCCATCCATCTTGAGCATATGTTAAAGCTGACCCAGCTTGGCGCCGTAGTGATGCCGGCAGCGCCTGGCTTTTACCACAATCCCAAATCGGTGCAGGATCTGGTAGACTTCCTGGTCGCACGCATACTTGACCATTTGGGCATAGACCACAGCCTGACCAACCGCTGGGGCTATGGTGGCGAAGGTGCCACACAAGCATCTGATAATTGAGAGTATTATGAAACACACCATCGAAGAGATGATCTCGGCCGCCGAGATTGACCAAAAACTCAATGAACTGGCCGAGCGTATTAACGCCCATTACCAAAACAGCGAACGCCTGCTGATGGTAGGCCTGCTCAAGGGCTCTGCGGTCTTTATGGCGGATCTGTGTCGCCGTATTCATGGCCACGTGGAAATCGACTTTATGTGCGTTTCCAGCTACGGCAATGCCATGTCCAGCTCACGTGACGTGAAAATCCTCAAGGATGTGCAGTCAGATATCGCCGGTCGCGATGTGCTGATCGTGGAAGATCTGATTGACTCGGGTAACACCCTGTCCAAGGTACGCGAGCTGCTGATGGTTCGCGAACCAAAGAGCCTGGCGCTCTGTACCCTGCTAGACAAGCCTGAGCGCCGCGAAGTGGATGTGCACGTAGATTTCGTCGGCTTTACCATTCCGGACGAGTTTATTGTGGGTTACGGCATCGACTATGCTGAGCAGTATCGCAATCTGCCTTATATCGCCAAGGTAATTCCGCTGGAATAACATCTGTGCGGTTGCAGTTCGGGGGCTTGGCCCCCGTTTTTGTTTCAATTGAATTGGTTTAAGCCTGTTGTTGGGGGATAAAGATGACAGACACACCAGCCGCGCTTGCTATTGCGGGGCTTAAAAAAACCTACAAGGGCGGCGTTGAAGCCGTTAAAGGCATTAGCCTGGAGGTTGCCCAGGGCGACTTTTTTGCCCTGCTTGGCCCCAATGGGGCGGGCAAGTCCACCACCATAGGCATTATCAGTTCGCTGGTACACAAGAGTGCCGGCAAGGTGCAGGTATTTGGCCACGATCTCGACAGCGAACTCGAAGCCGCCAAACTCTGCATTGGGCTGGTGCCGCAGGAATTTAACTTCAACCAGTTTGAAACCGTGCTGCAAATTGTGGTCAATCAGGCCGGTTACTATGGTGTGAGCCGCCCGCTGGCGCTGGAACGTGCCGAGAAATACCTTACTGCACTGGATTTGTGGGAGAAGCGGAACAGCCCATCACGCCAGCTTTCAGGTGGTATGAAGCGCCGACTGATGATTGCCCGCGCGCTGATGCACGAACCCAAGCTGCTTATTCTGGATGAACCTACCGCCGGGGTGGACATTGAGCTGCGCCGCTCCATGTGGAGCTTTTTGACCGAGCTTAATCGCCAGGGCGTGACCATTATCCTCACCACCCACTACCTGGAAGAA
It encodes the following:
- the cobO gene encoding cob(I)yrinic acid a,c-diamide adenosyltransferase codes for the protein MTDNNAKARGDERHKARQQKVKEAVDAKVAAANIEKGVLMVITGNGKGKTTAGFGTVARAVGHGKQAAVVQFIKGNWDCGERKLLEGAGVPFEVMATGFTWDTQNRETDTQAAEKAWAQAEIWLKDERIDLILLDELTYMLSYHYLDLERVLSALKNRPPMQHVIVTGRNCHRQLLELADTVSEIECVRHAFEAGIKAQPGFDY
- the cobT gene encoding nicotinate-nucleotide--dimethylbenzimidazole phosphoribosyltransferase encodes the protein MFEITPPDRQRDADIQARIDGKTKPPGALGQLEGLAASLVRLLGDEPQIRRPAMLVFAADHGIANAGVSIAPPEVTAQMVANFARGGAAINVFCRQLGWEIEIIDAGILTAPDPSLGVTDCRLGAGTGPIHKRAAMTLGQVEHGLNFGRERVRAHVAEGTNLIGLGEMGIGNTSSAAAMMAALLGLEAKDCVGRGTGVDAATLKRKQMLVEQALLLHLDTLTSPQSVLACVGGFEIVEMTGAVLAAAELGVPVIIDGFIATAAALAAVKMHPECRDYLIFAHRSGERAHGLMLEHLKAEPLLDLGLRLGEGTGAALALPLVQAAANFYREMASFDDAGIEKV
- the hpt gene encoding hypoxanthine phosphoribosyltransferase; translation: MKHTIEEMISAAEIDQKLNELAERINAHYQNSERLLMVGLLKGSAVFMADLCRRIHGHVEIDFMCVSSYGNAMSSSRDVKILKDVQSDIAGRDVLIVEDLIDSGNTLSKVRELLMVREPKSLALCTLLDKPERREVDVHVDFVGFTIPDEFIVGYGIDYAEQYRNLPYIAKVIPLE
- the cobU gene encoding bifunctional adenosylcobinamide kinase/adenosylcobinamide-phosphate guanylyltransferase produces the protein MIHLLLGGARSGKSRFGENCVRELADEGIYLATALAGDGEMAARIERHKLDRLESGVNWQVIEAPFDLAKRLDELARSEKPVLVDCLTLWLTQCLVSNPNGIADARDTLLATLAGFQGQLILISNEVGSGIVPLGELSRQFVDEAGRLNQAIAALADKVTLVVAGLPLSLKDETVTIRKAKKLPQMGG
- a CDS encoding adenosylcobinamide-GDP ribazoletransferase, whose protein sequence is MSFKRELELFLLALTFFTRIPVPVRLEYSLEGLSRASRYFGLVGTLVGLLSALVFYLAQLAFPPSVAVVLAMVASVLITGGFHEDGLADTADGFGGAFERERKLDIMKDSRLGSYGALALILALLFKFQLLSELALYSASSVVGALILGHTLSRAFAASFIFSHTYVRDDDASKSKPLAQSMHWDEVLFLMLSAAVVCLLLTGIGATLVILATLFITRSLLGRWQKRHIGGYTGDTLGACQQILELALYLVLLLLWSQS
- a CDS encoding flavin prenyltransferase UbiX, with the translated sequence MSAPLTPKKNSISLAWTGASGAPYGLTLLKCLLEADYRVFLMISSAARVVFATEEGLKLSADGAKAEAQIRSFIGSEAGELIVLGKDEWFSPPASGSAAPKQMVICPCSTGTLAAVATGMSNNLLERAADVVLKERGKLLLVPRETPFNAIHLEHMLKLTQLGAVVMPAAPGFYHNPKSVQDLVDFLVARILDHLGIDHSLTNRWGYGGEGATQASDN
- a CDS encoding cobyric acid synthase is translated as MACATLMIQGTASDAGKTTLVAGLCRILAREGIKVAPFKPQNMALNSAVTQDGGEIGRAQALQAIACGLEPHTDFNPILLKPASDSRAQVIVQGKALSHLEAAEFFGPAGKGYKAMAMEAVLDSHQRLCGQYDCLLVEGAGSPAEINLRENDIANMGFAEAVDCPVILVADIDKGGVFAQLVGTLALLSESERVRVKGFVINRFRGDISLLQSGLDWLEAHTGKPVLGVVPYLHNLLLDAEDALVPFTPEKREAQRLKVRVLVYPRTSNHTDFDPLRLHPGVDFDYLQIQSASPDALAGADLVILPGSKNVRADLECLKAQGFDKALKKHLRYGGKLLGICGGYQMLGLEIDDPLGVEEAPGSSEGLEFLPLITELKPGKVLANVTGELTLGECHVALKGYEIHCGHTSVLGKLTRPLFLTDDAGNPASDRGRISDDEAVFGTYLHGIFDTPEALSAVLAWAGYQGEEVAVSLDAHREQQLNRLADTLEQHLDMNRLKAIFL
- the mpl gene encoding UDP-N-acetylmuramate:L-alanyl-gamma-D-glutamyl-meso-diaminopimelate ligase, translating into MHVHILGICGTFMGGLALLARAMGHRVTGSDANVYPPMSTQLEEQGIDLIQGFDPSQLEPAPDLVVIGNAMSRGNPCVEAVLDKGLAYTSGPQFLRDHILPGRWVLAVSGTHGKTSTSSMLAWILESCGYEPGFLIGGVPQNFGVSARLGNSPFFVVEADEYDSAFFDKRSKFVHYQPRTLVINNLEFDHADIFDSLADIQRQFNHVIRTVPGSGKVIWPKDSKAVAEVIDKGLWSEQETFSHNDGADWSVRPLAADGHEFEVLFGAEVQGVLDWQLIGAHNMENAVMAIAAARHVGVKPAAAIEALSAFAPPKRRLELLGEVAGVSLYDDFAHHPTAIETTLKGLRAKVGNARILVVLEPRSNTMKRGVHKDTLARSMTLADKAFLYQADNIDWDIRQAMDAAPLPVDVDYDIDTLVAKLASEVRSGDHLVVMSNGGFGGIHGKLKQAIAETLDKV
- a CDS encoding ABC transporter ATP-binding protein, coding for MTDTPAALAIAGLKKTYKGGVEAVKGISLEVAQGDFFALLGPNGAGKSTTIGIISSLVHKSAGKVQVFGHDLDSELEAAKLCIGLVPQEFNFNQFETVLQIVVNQAGYYGVSRPLALERAEKYLTALDLWEKRNSPSRQLSGGMKRRLMIARALMHEPKLLILDEPTAGVDIELRRSMWSFLTELNRQGVTIILTTHYLEEAEMLCRNIGIIDKGELVECTSMKKLLSKLNMETFVLDIRQELKAAPALEGIQCRVTDAHSLEVDIAKEHSLNQLFAQLSAQGIEVLSMRNKANRLEELFVALVEGAKNKPSPGVQNQSQQQGEKAVS